The Neoarius graeffei isolate fNeoGra1 chromosome 7, fNeoGra1.pri, whole genome shotgun sequence genome includes a region encoding these proteins:
- the dact2 gene encoding dapper homolog 2: protein MKTSRPFCGRGLEYWYSCIRCAVFICRTERVDWCQLHVQDPSISHLTSGYALKTSANKMLSRKSEVSGNAVVPAAVDRGRVAERLRAAFAGLQELQLLREKQGDMVQRALRMDSDPEPESERAGSDVSLRQSDEDTNRAEEQQRLEATLTALKQQLTRLRRQDVGLKTHLQQLDQQISELKLDACKASAEHLESDSRPSSGFFELSDGGLGSLSNSCTSVYSECLSTSSQASLLPQSMGFSAVHSRNTQLQADASRRRSADETSAQPDIPRGLGVRLGSSGIRTGSISSERARQRPVSTGDLDRVINPGFGCYKPVDVKNSITLSSKFSDPTVDPKYQSNLVSRNGTEVYCYPSPLHAVALQSPIFSLIGDKGGPVATDAQEKHTKVGISKDTLPKQEQSDPKPEGYIVKLLQRSSSKMSLYSELGVGKGPIPSNVAQDHGLFGFRLKQVNDDEVQGIIQRKIQSTENPVKDGKKLPLRPADKEQMNLTSIRVEECRQMSLVHNSEGPRNQKSTVVMGQEKMAESEPRNQYDQGNGFQDASTVAKVPERRLSFTFPNEENKRRAGGCTHTVKSEFVCAQFVPAGSQRVKVHQADKKTKAVKLRKRGHEKPTSKKHHLNLSSRGHEKDKGCSTKARGDRNPKQFSAESEWIDAPLMEPKLHSCSESSLLGPGNPCGSHLQSYQQQKHASKSNKLPKAQFSDLENISQKKNSSQKWPHASEIQLPLAPPVQYQRSREVPTHRISQKSGMVRSLSVRPCSGYWGGLPCPLQPSLSSSYFSKLNLKYPPAPLSTHYLPKCESEYSAECASLFHSTIVESSEGELSDYTTNRFGDSESSQESQTGSDSSSSLSVDEDDLHEEDEDEGGLVWAEATVGPTTSGLSVQHLHPEPASCRIKASRALKKKIRRFQPASLKVMTLV from the exons ATGAAGACGTCACGCCCTTTCTGTGGGCGTGGTCTAGAGTATTGGTATTCTTGTATTCGGTGTGCAGTGTTTATTTGCAGGACAGAGCGAGTGGACTGGTGTCAGCTTCACGTGCAGGACCCGAGCATCAGTCATCTCACGTCCGGATATGCCTTAAAGACCTCTGCCAACAAAATGTTGAGCAGAAAATCGGAAGTGTCCGGAAATGCCGTCGTACCTGCAGCCGTGGACCGCGGCAGGGTGGCGGAGAGGCTGCGGGCGGCGTTTGCCGGGTTGCAAGAGCTGCAGCTTTTGCGGGAGAAACAGGGTGACATGGTGCAGCGCGCGCTTCGTATGGACTCGGACCCGGAGCCGGAGAGTGAGCGCGCGGGCAGTGATGTGTCTTTACGCCAAAGTGACGAGGATACAAACAGAGCCGAGGAGCAGCAGCGACTGGAGGCAACGCTCACAGCCCTCAAACAGCAACTG ACCCGTCTGCGCAGGCAAGACGTTGGACTAAAAACACACCTGCAACAGCTAGACCAGCAAATCAGTGAGCTTAAACTGGATGCTTGTAAAGCTTCTGCTGAACACCTGGAGAGCGACAGTCGGCCGAGTTCAG gattttttgagctcagtgatggTGGTTTGGGCTCTCTATCGAACTCCTGCACATCTGTCTACAGTGAATGTCTCTCCACTTCATCTCAAGCGAGCCTACTTCCACAGTCCATGGGATTCTCGGCTGTCCACAGCCGTAATACCCAATTGCAAGCTGATGCTTCCCGTAGACGCTCTGCGGACGAGACTTCGGCTCAACCGGACATTCCACGAGGCCTAGGTGTACGTCTGGGTAGCAGTGGAATACGCACAGGTTCAATCAGTTCTGAGAGAGCCAGACAAAGGCCAGTCTCAACAG GCGATCTTGACAGAGTAATCAACCCTGGTTTTGGCTGCTATAAACCTGTTGATGTTAAAAACTCCATTACCCTCTCCAGTAAGTTCAGTGACCCCACTGTGGATCCCAAATATCAGAGCAACCTTGTATCCCGCAATGGTACTGAAGTGTACTGTTACCCAAGCCCCCTCCATGCTGTAGCCCTCCAGAGCCCTATCTTCTCTCTCATTGGAGATAAGGGAGGGCCTGTGGCCACAGATGCCCAGGAGAAACACACCAAAGTGGGAATTTCTAAGGACACACTTCCCAAGCAAgagcaaagtgaccccaaacctgAAGGTTATATCGTCAAACTGCTCCAACGCAGCTCAAGTAAGATGAGCCTGTATAGTGAGTTGGGTGTGGGAAAAGGCCCAATTCCAAGTAATGTTGCTCAGGATCATGGGCTTTTTGGGTTCAGACTGAAGCAAGTGAATGATGACGAAGTGCAGGGAATCATCCAGCGAAAAATTCAGTCCACTGAGAATCCTGTGAAGGATGGAAAGAAATTGCCACTAAGACCTGCTGACAAAGAGCAAATGAACCTGACTAGCATTAGGGTGGAAGAATGCAGACAAATGAGTCTTGTCCACAATTCAGAAGGTCCAAGAAATCAAAAATCAACTGTAGTGATGGGTCAAGAGAAAATGGCTGAAAGTGAGCCAAGGAATCAGTATGACCAGGGGAATGGCTTTCAGGATGCATCAACAGTTGCAAAGGTTCCTGAGAGGAGACTTAGCTTTACCTTCCCTAATGAGGAGAATAAACGTAGAGCTGGAGGTTGTACTCATACTGTTAAATCTGAGTTTGTTTGTGCCCAGTTTGTGCCTGCAGGGTCTCAGAGGGTGAAGGTGCATCAGGCAGACAAGAAGACAAAAGCAGTGAAACTGAGGAAGAGGGGTCATGAGAAACCGACAAGTAAGAAGCACCATCTGAATCTGTCATCTCGAGGGCATGAAAAGGATAAAGGATGCAGCACTAAAGCACGTGGAGATAGAAATCCAAAGCAATTTAGTGCAGAGAGCGAGTGGATCGATGCTCCCCTGATGGAGCCCAAACTTCATTCTTGCTCAGAGTCCAGTCTTTTGGGGCCTGGTAATCCATGTGGTTCTCACCTTCAGTCATATCAACAACAAAAACATGCTTCCAAATCCAATAAACTCCCAAAGGCTCAGTTCTCAGACTTGGAGAACATATCTCAAAAGAAGAATAGCTCTCAAAAATGGCCCCATGCTTCAGAGATCCAACTTCCACTTGCTCCCCCAGTCCAATACCAGAGGTCCAGGGAGGTACCTACTCACAGAATCTCTCAAAAGTCAGGAATGGTGCGAAGTTTGAGCGTGAGACCTTGTTCAGGTTACTGGGGTGGTCTTCCATGTCCACTCCAGCCCTCTCTGTCCTCTTCTTATTTTAGCAAGCTGAACTTGAAATACCCCCCTGCTCCTCTGTCTACCCACTATCTACCCAAGTGTGAGTCAGAATACTCTGCCGAGTGTGCTTCTCTCTTCCACTCCACCATTGTGGAGAGCAGTGAAGGAGAGCTGAGTGACTACACCACCAACCGATTTGGTGACAGTGAGTCCAGCCAGGAGTCTCAAACTGGTTCTGACTCAAGCAGCAGCCTATCAGTGGATGAAGATGATCTGCACGAGGAAGATGAGGATGAAGGAGGTCTGGTGTGGGCTGAGGCTACTGTGGGTCCCACAACTAGTGGGCTTTCTGTTCAACACCTTCatcctgaaccagcttcatgtcgCATAAAAGCATCCAGAGCACTGAAGAAGAAGATCCGCCGCTTTCAGCCAGCCTCACTTAAAGTCATGACTCTGGTATAG